One window of the Rissa tridactyla isolate bRisTri1 chromosome 9, bRisTri1.patW.cur.20221130, whole genome shotgun sequence genome contains the following:
- the MINAR1 gene encoding major intrinsically disordered Notch2-binding receptor 1 produces the protein MESNQESSLFLVKILEELDTKQNTVSYQDLCKSLCARFDLSQLAKLRSVLFYTACLDPNFPATLFKDKMRCTVNNQQSKKIMVAADIVTIFNLIQMNGGVAKEKLPVARQKVKKKESFESCRSDTEICNVADCVPNCELNDQEFNRGFPVRRSSKCRKMDCKDCQQFVPSSEPNFLLGVNKEMKGRAASLDRLQALASYSIATSPPCEMQSTYFPMNIENESISDQDSLPITAGIKETFISNDEPFVMQSCVQKRNIFKEDFHNLITISPNLIPSNKKPEDGHREPQNRKESSKQAFFNHSFEMPYSSQYLNPVYSPIPDKRRVKHESLDDLQASTYFGPTTILGPQDTKKWTGKPTKQTAWPAKSWSLNTEEVPDFERSFFNRKQSEEKPRYQSSNNPSPNFPSADRHQSYLNVKDQQPIMQANYAVKPNGHKPKEIPSILEVEKHEPVKKFKDKSINCTSVQILSIDRTTSVGTQTEQQVLEHKKCKDLCAAGQAKYGERHSLKQSDDDSEIVSDDISDIFRFLDDMSISGSTGVMQSSCYNSTGSLSQVHKSDCESSPEHNLTKISNGSACNKLDKLVRADISNTDDELKTSVCKLVLRIGEIEKKLESLSGVREEISQVLGKLSKLDQKIQQPEKVSVQIDLNSLTSEAASDESNSPQIFQCHNTPHGGKLENNPEWCCSDASGSNSESLRVKALKKSLFTRRSSRSLTEENSATESKIASISNSPRDWRAITYTNQVGITEEEMKERDGGENKDWHRKSKEADRQYEIPQPHRMSKQPKDAFLIEQVFSPHPYPASLKSHMKSNPLYTDMRLTELAEVKRAQPSWTIEEYTRNSGDKGKIAALDLQTQESLNPNNLEYWMEDIYTPGYDSLLKRKEAEFRRAKVCKIAALITAAACTVILVIVVPICTMKS, from the exons ATGGAGTCCAACCAGGAATCCTCGCTCTTCCTGGTGAAGATCTTGGAGGAGCTGGACACGAAGCAGAATACTGTTTCTTACCAGGACCTCTGCAAGTCCCTGTGTGCAAGGTTTGATTTATCCCAGTTGGCCAAGCTCCGAAGCGTGCTGTTTTACACCGCTTGCCTGGATCCTAATTTCCCAGCGACTTTGTTCAAAGACAAAATGAGATGCACTGTAAACAATCAGCAATCAAAGAAAATCATGGTTGCAGCAGATATAGTAACAATATTCAACCTCATACAAATGAACGGGGGAGTGGCCAAGGAGAAACTTCCAGTTGCAAGGCagaaagtgaagaagaaagagTCCTTCGAGTCCTGTAGATCTGACACGGAAATCTGCAATGTGGCAGACTGCGTGCCCAACTGTGAGCTGAACGACCAGGAGTTCAACCGGGGCTTTCCAGTCAGAAGGtcttcaaaatgcagaaagatgGACTGCAAAGACTGTCAACAGTTTGTCCCCTCATCAGAACCTAACTTTTTACTTGGCGTTAATAAGGAGATGAAGGGCCGGGCTGCCTCTCTGGACAGGCTGCAGGCGCTGGCGTCCTACTCCATCGCCACGTCTCCACCATGCGAGATGCAGAGTACATACTTCCCTATGAACATTGAAAATGAATCTATTTCAGACCAGGACTCCTTGCCTATAACTGCAGGCATAAAAGAAACTTTCATTTCAAACGACGAGCCATTTGTGATGCAGTCGTGTGtccagaaaagaaatatattcaaaGAAGATTTTCATAATCTGATTACAATATCTCCCAACTTAATACCATCCAACAAAAAGCCAGAAGATGGACACAGAGAGCctcagaacaggaaagaaagctCTAAGCAGGCTTTCTTCAACCACAGCTTTGAAATGCCGTACAGCAGCCAGTACTTGAATCCAGTTTATTCTCCTATACCAGACAAAAGACGAGTGAAGCACGAAAGTTTAGATGATCTTCAGGCTTCGACGTATTTTGGCCCAACTACTATTCTCGGGCCCCAGGACACCAAAAAGTGGACTGGAAAGCCAACCAAGCAAACTGCCTGGCCAGCTAAAAGCTGGAGTTTAAATACCGAGGAGGTACCTGACTTTGAACGATCATTTTTTAACAGGAAGCAGTCTGAAGAGAAGCCGCGATACCAGAGTTCGAACAACCCTTCCCCAAACTTTCCTTCAGCTGACAGGCATCAGTCCTACCTAAACGTGAAGGATCAGCAGCCAATTATGCAGGCGAACTACGCTGTGAAACCAAATGGGCATAAACCCAAGGAAATTCCTTCCATTTTAGAAGTGGAAAAGCACGAGCCAGTCAAAAAGTTTAAGGATAAAAGCATTAATTGTACTTCTGTGCAGATCTTAAGCATTGACAGGACCACGAGTGTTGGGACACAAACGGAGCAGCAAGTTCTGGAGCACAAGAAATGCAAGGATTTGTGTGCGGCGGGCCAAGCCAAGTACGGAGAGCGGCACTCTCTTAAGCAGTCGGATGATGACTCTGAAATCGTGAGCGATGACATCAGTGACATTTTCCGGTTTTTGGATGACATGAGTATCAGCGGGTCGACGGGAGTGATGCAGTCTTCGTGCTACAACAGCACCGGTTCCTTGTCTCAGGTGCATAAATCGGACTGTGAGAGCTCACCTGAGCACAATTTGACTAAAATCTCCAACGGGAGTGCGTGCAACAAATTGGATAAACTGGTCCGGGCAGATATCAGTAACACAGATGATGAACTAAAAACGAGTGTCTGCAAATTAGTTTTGAGGATTGGCGAAATAGAGAAGAAACTGGAATCTCTCTCAGGTGTCCGAGAAGAAATCTCCCAAGTCCTGGGAAAATTAAGCAAGTTGGATCAAAAAATTCAGCAGCCAGAGAAAGTCAGTGTACAAATAGATCTCAATTCTTTGACAAGCGAGGCCGCGTCAGATGAGAGTAACTCCCCGCAGATATTTCAGTGCCACAATACTCCTCATGGAGGCAAACTGGAGAATAATCCAGAATGGTGCTGTTCAGACGCCAGTGGAAGTAACAGCGAGAGTCTTCGagtaaaagccttaaaaaaaagtttgtttacTAGGAGGTCATCAAGATCATTAACAGAGGAAAACAGTGCAACTGAATCCAAAATAGCAAGTATTTCAAACTCTCCCCGAGACTGGAGAGCTATTACTTACACCAACCAAGTTGGCATTACGGAAGAGGAGATGaaagagagggatggaggagaaaatAAGGACTGGCACAGGAAATCTAAAGAG GCAGACAGGCAATACGAAATCCCACAGCCACATAGAATGTCTAAACAACCAAAAGATGCTTTCTTGATTGAACAAGTCTTTAGTCCTCATCCCTACCCTGCATCACTCAAGTCACACATGAAAAGCAACCCGCTCTACACAGACATGAGGTTGACAGAGCTGGCTGAAGTGAAACGTGCCCAGCCATCGTGGACCATAGAGGAATACACGAGGAATTCGGGGGATAAAGGCAAGATTGCGGCTTTGGATTTACAA aCTCAAGAATCTTTAAACCCAAACAACTTAGAATACTGGATGGAAGACATTTATACTCCTGGCTATGATTCCTTATTAAAACGCAAGGAAGCCGAGTTCAGAAGAGCAAAGGTTTGCAAGATCGCTGCCCTGATAACGGCGGCAGCTTGTACGGTTATTCTGGTCATTGTAGTTCCCATTTGTACAATGAAATCCTGA